The nucleotide sequence TCTACCAAATTGGTAAATATAAGACCATTAAAATCCTTTTTCATCAATTCAATCGTCTTATTAATCCCATCAAGATTATTTACAGTTTTAAATTTATCCGTAATTCCAAACCCATTAAAAATATCATTTATTTTACCTACACTTATAACATCTTTTCCATTTTCCTTCAAATAATCAAGCATCGTCTTTCCAGGTGGATCTATAGCATAATCGTGCCTATTTGGAGTTCTTTTAAATGAAGAAACATCTCCGATAAAAGGTCTAGCTATTACTCTTCCTACCAAATCATCTCCAACAAGCATCTCTCTTGCAATCTCACACATTCTATAAAGCTCCTCAAGAGGTATAATTTCTTCATGAGCTGCAATTTGAAAAACAGAATCTGCAGAAGTATATAAAATAGGACTTCCCGTTTCCATATGTTCCTTCCCAAGTCTATCTATAATTTCAGTCCCTGAAGCAACACAATTTCCTATAACTTTTCTTCCTATCTTACTTTCAAACTCATCTATAATTTTTTTAGGAAATCCATTTGGAAAAGTTCTTAATGGAATCTTTGTAACAACTCCAGCTATTTCCAAGTGTCCCGTAATAGTATCTTTCCCACGTGATAATTCATTACACACACCAACAGATGCTATTTTGTTTTCTTCCTTACTTAACTTTAAAGATTCTATCCTACCCAAACCTAGTTTCTTAAAATTTTCTATTGA is from Candidatus Arthromitus sp. SFB-rat-Yit and encodes:
- a CDS encoding phosphopentomutase; translated protein: MIKRVILIILDSLGVGEMHDSHEYGDNGCNTFKNVIEKSSSISIENFKKLGLGRIESLKLSKEENKIASVGVCNELSRGKDTITGHLEIAGVVTKIPLRTFPNGFPKKIIDEFESKIGRKVIGNCVASGTEIIDRLGKEHMETGSPILYTSADSVFQIAAHEEIIPLEELYRMCEIAREMLVGDDLVGRVIARPFIGDVSSFKRTPNRHDYAIDPPGKTMLDYLKENGKDVISVGKINDIFNGFGITDKFKTVNNLDGINKTIELMKKDFNGLIFTNLVDFDMMYGHRNDVEGYARAISEFDSKLPEIIDNMREDDLLILTADHGCDPTTPGTDHTREQIPLIVYSKNIKASDLGCRESFTDIGKTILDLFSIDNDLHGKSFKDDIL